A window of the Chthonomonas sp. genome harbors these coding sequences:
- a CDS encoding aspartate carbamoyltransferase catalytic subunit — protein sequence MSRALTAIRTLDVPTIEALIERARQHREHLNSGASKPEGGKRIGLLFFEGSTRTRVSFEQAAHYLGHTCVNFASQGSSMAKGETFRDTILTLKHERLDAMVIRHPASGSAALAQQFFEGPVINAGDGKHEHPTQALGDALTIADHFGTLQGLTIAIVGDVAHSRVARSNAFLLSMLGNEVRFVGPRTLMPGHPARLPGHIYYDLNPGIRGADVVMCLRLQRERMDDGLLTSVNEFRRMYQINGNTLRYANKDAIVMHPGPMNRGVEIDDLTADGSASHILNQVENCIFARMAALDYVFSGESA from the coding sequence GTGAGCCGCGCCCTGACCGCCATTCGCACGCTCGACGTGCCGACAATTGAGGCGCTGATTGAGCGCGCTCGCCAGCATCGCGAGCATCTCAACTCTGGTGCGAGCAAACCCGAAGGCGGCAAGCGCATCGGGCTTCTGTTCTTCGAGGGCTCCACTCGTACGCGGGTCAGCTTTGAGCAGGCCGCGCACTACTTGGGTCACACCTGCGTGAACTTTGCCAGCCAGGGCAGCAGCATGGCCAAGGGCGAAACGTTCCGCGACACGATTCTTACGCTCAAGCACGAGCGGCTGGACGCGATGGTGATTCGGCATCCGGCCAGCGGGTCGGCGGCGCTCGCGCAGCAGTTTTTCGAAGGGCCCGTCATCAACGCGGGTGACGGCAAGCACGAGCACCCGACTCAGGCGCTGGGTGACGCGCTGACCATTGCCGACCACTTTGGCACGCTGCAAGGGCTCACCATCGCGATCGTCGGCGACGTCGCGCACTCGCGGGTCGCTCGCTCCAACGCGTTTTTGCTGAGCATGCTGGGCAACGAGGTGCGATTCGTCGGGCCGCGCACGCTTATGCCGGGGCATCCCGCGCGGTTGCCGGGCCATATTTATTACGACCTGAACCCCGGCATTCGCGGGGCGGACGTGGTGATGTGCTTGCGGTTGCAACGCGAGCGCATGGACGACGGCTTGCTCACCAGCGTCAACGAGTTTCGGCGGATGTATCAGATCAACGGCAACACCTTGCGCTACGCCAACAAGGACGCGATTGTCATGCACCCGGGCCCCATGAATCGCGGCGTGGAGATTGACGACCTGACCGCCGATGGGAGCGCCTCGCACATTTTGAACCAGGTGGAGAACTGCATTTTCGCGCGCATGGCCGCGCTCGACTACGTGTTTAGCGGAGAAAGCGCATGA
- a CDS encoding dihydroorotase, with the protein MRTLLKNGRILDPSQELDLVGSVLIEDDRIIEMGVEVDTRGVEEVYDCTDMWITPGLVDLHAHLREPGEDHKESIISGTKAAAAGGFTTICCMPNTTPRLDRPQLIDFILDRAASPEAGGIFVAPVGALTRQGSVDQITDLAALKKAGIVAASDEGAPIQNSKIMTRAMEYCRQLNLPIMAHCEDTTLSEGGVMNEGPTSAMLGLKGIPRSAEEIMIMRNCLLALHTGCAVHILRVSTWGGIEMIRQAKYLGAPVTCEVCPQYLMITDEMVGEFDPRYKTTPPFRTQIDIDILQQALSDGTIDSIASDHSPHAAYEVLVPFEEAPFGMPGLETVLAATLTNITHKGLLSPLDTIRKLSTEPARIVGLDAGTLKPTETPVAQVTVIDPNCEWRFDARRTSTKAKISPFDGMEFRGKSMLTFCGSEVYCDGRFAGERYETFDQD; encoded by the coding sequence ATGAGAACCTTGCTGAAGAACGGACGCATTTTGGACCCCTCGCAAGAGCTGGACCTGGTCGGCTCGGTGCTCATCGAAGACGATCGGATCATCGAAATGGGCGTCGAGGTGGATACCCGCGGTGTGGAGGAGGTGTACGACTGCACCGACATGTGGATTACGCCGGGTCTGGTGGACCTGCACGCGCACCTGCGCGAGCCCGGCGAGGATCACAAGGAGAGCATTATCAGCGGCACCAAGGCGGCCGCGGCGGGCGGGTTCACCACCATCTGCTGCATGCCCAACACCACTCCGCGCCTCGATCGCCCGCAGCTGATTGACTTCATCCTCGATCGCGCGGCCTCGCCGGAAGCGGGTGGCATTTTCGTCGCGCCGGTCGGCGCGCTGACTCGGCAAGGGTCGGTGGACCAGATTACGGACCTCGCCGCGCTGAAAAAGGCGGGCATTGTCGCCGCCAGCGACGAGGGTGCCCCGATTCAGAACAGCAAGATCATGACGCGGGCGATGGAATATTGCCGCCAACTGAACTTGCCGATCATGGCTCACTGCGAGGACACGACCCTGAGCGAGGGCGGCGTGATGAACGAGGGCCCGACCAGCGCCATGCTGGGGCTCAAGGGCATTCCGCGCAGCGCCGAAGAGATCATGATCATGCGCAACTGCCTGCTGGCGCTTCACACGGGTTGCGCGGTCCACATTTTGCGGGTCAGCACGTGGGGCGGCATCGAAATGATTCGGCAGGCGAAGTATCTCGGCGCGCCGGTCACCTGCGAAGTGTGTCCGCAGTATCTGATGATCACCGACGAAATGGTCGGCGAGTTCGATCCGCGATACAAAACGACGCCGCCGTTCCGCACGCAGATTGACATTGACATTCTTCAGCAAGCGTTGAGCGACGGCACGATTGATTCGATCGCGAGCGACCACAGTCCGCACGCGGCCTACGAGGTGCTGGTGCCGTTTGAGGAGGCGCCCTTCGGCATGCCCGGGCTGGAAACCGTGCTCGCCGCGACGCTCACCAACATCACGCACAAGGGTCTGCTCAGTCCGCTGGACACGATTCGCAAGCTCAGCACCGAACCGGCGCGCATTGTCGGGCTCGACGCGGGCACGCTCAAGCCGACTGAAACGCCGGTCGCGCAGGTCACCGTGATCGATCCGAACTGCGAATGGCGATTTGACGCGCGGCGTACTTCAACCAAGGCGAAGATTTCGCCGTTTGATGGAATGGAGTTCCGCGGCAAGTCCATGCTGACGTTCTGCGGGTCGGAAGTGTATTGCGATGGACGATTTGCGGGAGAGCGGTACGAGACGTTTGATCAAGACTAG
- a CDS encoding ABC transporter substrate-binding protein translates to MLNKLALLAISGAALLLAGCGSTEKDADTTGASTSSGDKPKFKITVSLPAADHGWVAGAIWWAEEGKTKHAADAEITIQTADSPGKQVNDLETMMATKPDAMVVLATESKPLTPVAKKIHDAGILLVNVDRGFDEPVADLFIQGDNKGFGRVAAEFIAEKLGGKGNILVLEGVPCTVNTDRNTAFQEVMKGFPDIKILDSQPGDWRKDKALNVTQTMLVKHPEVNAIWAADDDMALGAEQACKEAGKKDIWIVGGGGMKDIVKRIMDGDPRFPATVTYSPKMVGDAIDRAVEMLKKKEKPTSQKDETINVTLVKPDNAKDHYYPKSVY, encoded by the coding sequence ATGCTCAATAAGCTTGCTCTTTTGGCGATTTCCGGCGCGGCACTGCTGCTCGCGGGTTGCGGATCCACGGAAAAGGACGCCGACACAACTGGCGCCTCCACCTCCTCGGGCGATAAGCCCAAGTTCAAAATCACGGTTTCGCTACCAGCGGCCGACCACGGCTGGGTCGCGGGCGCCATTTGGTGGGCCGAAGAAGGCAAGACCAAGCACGCCGCCGATGCCGAAATCACGATTCAAACCGCAGACAGCCCCGGCAAGCAAGTGAACGACTTGGAGACAATGATGGCCACCAAGCCCGACGCCATGGTCGTGCTCGCCACCGAAAGTAAGCCGCTCACCCCGGTCGCCAAGAAGATTCACGACGCGGGCATTCTGCTCGTCAACGTAGACCGTGGCTTTGATGAGCCGGTCGCCGACCTCTTTATCCAAGGCGACAACAAGGGCTTTGGCCGTGTCGCCGCCGAATTCATCGCCGAAAAGCTGGGCGGCAAGGGCAACATTCTGGTTCTGGAAGGCGTGCCGTGTACGGTCAACACCGATCGCAACACAGCGTTCCAAGAGGTCATGAAGGGCTTCCCTGACATCAAGATTCTCGACAGCCAACCCGGCGATTGGCGCAAGGATAAGGCGCTCAACGTCACCCAAACCATGCTCGTCAAGCATCCCGAAGTCAACGCCATTTGGGCCGCCGACGACGACATGGCACTCGGCGCCGAGCAAGCCTGCAAAGAGGCCGGCAAGAAGGACATCTGGATTGTTGGCGGCGGCGGCATGAAGGACATCGTCAAGCGCATCATGGATGGCGATCCCCGCTTCCCCGCCACGGTGACCTACTCGCCGAAGATGGTTGGCGACGCCATTGATCGCGCTGTGGAGATGCTGAAGAAGAAGGAAAAGCCGACTTCGCAAAAGGACGAAACCATCAACGTCACGTTGGTCAAGCCGGACAACGCCAAGGATCACTACTATCCCAAGTCGGTCTACTAA
- a CDS encoding vanadium-dependent haloperoxidase, translating into MGKAKLLLTSLVTAAILSGCGGGSPVAGTDLEANAVIQWNRQLLDSVTRSTIGPPATARAISIVHTCIYDAWAAYDIKANGTMLGGTLRRPQAEHTFENKRRAISYAAYRALLNLYPAETATLRAKMTAMGYDPDDATEDLSTAQGIGNRAARAVLEFRATDGSNQSGNYADTSGYVPVNTAGTVNDPAQWQPIQFVSGATPGFLSPHWNRVAPFGLTRASQFRTDGPPAYGSGAQIAQAQELLNITSNLTDKQRVIAEYWADGPRSVTPPGHWNLFAQYVSSRDRHDLDKDVKMFFILGNTLFDASVACWDMKRVYNSSRPWTQLRQMLAGTVITTYVPGVGYASRDGSQWYPWQPGSFITPPFPEYTSGHSTFSASSAEVLKRFTGSDSFGYSDTFAARASKVDATFPASAVTLYWDTFTAAADEAGMSRLYGGIHFRAGDLDGRDCGRKLGAYEYDFCMSYINGTREAPIQQP; encoded by the coding sequence ATGGGTAAGGCAAAGCTCCTCCTCACATCGCTGGTAACTGCGGCCATTCTGTCGGGCTGCGGAGGCGGATCGCCGGTCGCGGGAACCGACCTCGAAGCGAATGCCGTGATTCAGTGGAATCGCCAACTTCTGGATAGTGTTACGCGCTCGACGATTGGCCCTCCGGCCACCGCGCGCGCCATCAGCATCGTTCACACGTGCATCTATGATGCCTGGGCCGCTTACGATATCAAGGCGAACGGCACCATGCTGGGCGGTACGCTCCGACGTCCGCAAGCCGAACACACGTTTGAGAATAAGCGAAGGGCGATTTCGTACGCCGCATATCGCGCTCTATTGAATTTGTATCCGGCGGAAACCGCCACGCTTCGCGCCAAGATGACGGCGATGGGCTACGATCCTGACGACGCCACGGAAGACCTCTCGACCGCGCAAGGCATCGGAAATCGCGCCGCTCGCGCGGTGCTGGAGTTCCGCGCCACCGACGGCTCGAACCAATCCGGAAACTACGCCGACACCTCGGGCTACGTCCCGGTCAACACGGCGGGCACGGTCAACGACCCTGCGCAATGGCAACCGATCCAGTTTGTCTCGGGTGCTACCCCCGGGTTCCTTTCCCCGCACTGGAACCGCGTCGCTCCGTTTGGCCTGACTCGGGCCAGCCAGTTCCGCACCGACGGCCCTCCGGCTTATGGTAGCGGGGCGCAGATTGCACAAGCTCAAGAGCTGTTGAACATCACCTCGAATCTGACCGACAAGCAGCGAGTGATTGCCGAGTATTGGGCCGACGGCCCCCGCTCGGTGACGCCTCCGGGCCACTGGAATCTGTTCGCCCAATACGTCAGCTCGCGCGATCGGCACGACCTCGACAAGGACGTCAAGATGTTCTTTATCCTCGGCAACACGCTGTTTGATGCAAGCGTTGCGTGCTGGGACATGAAGCGAGTTTACAACTCTAGCCGACCGTGGACGCAGCTGCGTCAAATGTTGGCCGGGACCGTGATCACCACTTACGTACCGGGCGTGGGTTATGCCTCACGCGACGGAAGCCAATGGTATCCGTGGCAGCCGGGCTCGTTCATCACGCCTCCGTTCCCCGAATACACCTCGGGTCACAGCACGTTCAGTGCGTCCTCGGCGGAAGTGCTTAAGCGCTTCACCGGTAGCGATTCGTTTGGCTATTCCGACACGTTTGCGGCTCGGGCGAGTAAGGTGGACGCCACGTTCCCAGCTTCGGCGGTAACGCTGTACTGGGATACGTTTACGGCGGCCGCGGATGAGGCGGGCATGAGCCGACTCTACGGCGGGATTCACTTCCGTGCGGGCGACCTTGATGGTCGCGATTGCGGTCGAAAGCTCGGCGCGTACGAGTACGACTTCTGCATGAGCTACATCAATGGAACTCGGGAAGCCCCGATTCAGCAACCCTAA
- the pyrR gene encoding bifunctional pyr operon transcriptional regulator/uracil phosphoribosyltransferase PyrR — MSSVLLDASAMKRTLGRIGHEVLEANHGAENLVVLGVLRRGYPIAKRLAWHMTEIEGQTVPCGKLDVRPYRDDAPFDGEDQSEVPFEVNGKTVLLVDEVVFTGRTIRAAIDAILKFGRPSKVLLASLIDRGHRELPIQPDFVGRVVVTEPADRIIVKVHELDGEDAVLHEEVTV; from the coding sequence ATGAGTTCGGTGCTCCTGGATGCGAGTGCGATGAAGCGGACCTTGGGGCGGATTGGGCACGAGGTGCTTGAGGCGAACCACGGCGCGGAAAACCTGGTGGTGCTTGGCGTGTTGCGGCGGGGATATCCCATCGCCAAACGTTTGGCCTGGCACATGACCGAGATTGAGGGTCAAACCGTGCCCTGCGGCAAGCTCGACGTGCGACCCTATCGCGACGACGCCCCCTTTGATGGCGAAGACCAAAGCGAGGTGCCGTTTGAAGTCAACGGCAAAACCGTGCTGTTGGTGGACGAAGTCGTATTCACGGGGCGCACCATCCGTGCCGCCATCGACGCGATTCTGAAGTTCGGGCGACCCAGCAAAGTGCTACTCGCCAGCCTCATTGATCGCGGCCATCGGGAGCTCCCGATTCAGCCCGATTTTGTGGGGCGCGTGGTGGTGACCGAGCCCGCCGACCGCATTATTGTTAAGGTTCACGAGCTCGATGGCGAGGACGCCGTTCTGCACGAAGAGGTGACGGTGTGA
- a CDS encoding ABC transporter permease: protein MFDRILFVLGESLQALRRNRWMTFATITTAAMALFLLGGLSYVYFKLNSYTKELSERVEIRVFLKEGLSSKEIQAIETKAGRLAGVKTAQFIPKDVSWREYKSKFKQSLVEGVDNPLPNMILIKPAQADAVKSIAKVLQTTPGVEPDGVKYRSDAQEFVAATLARIRVIGALVGLVMLLTSGILIYNTIRLTIVARHREIRIQRMVGASRATVIMPMLIEGVLQGALGGIFAALLILAVRQGYASFIGPDLAAGLDKFSLNTWMLNLSLIGSVFGLLCSMWALRDLRRAR, encoded by the coding sequence ATGTTTGACCGCATCCTATTTGTGTTGGGCGAATCCTTGCAGGCGCTCCGGCGCAACCGCTGGATGACGTTCGCGACCATCACCACCGCTGCCATGGCGCTGTTTCTGCTCGGCGGGCTCAGCTATGTGTACTTCAAGCTCAACAGCTACACGAAGGAACTGAGCGAGCGCGTGGAGATTCGTGTCTTCCTCAAAGAGGGGTTGAGTAGCAAAGAGATTCAGGCGATCGAGACCAAAGCCGGACGCCTGGCGGGCGTCAAAACCGCGCAATTCATCCCCAAGGATGTCAGCTGGCGTGAGTACAAGAGCAAGTTCAAACAGAGCCTCGTCGAGGGCGTGGACAATCCCTTGCCGAACATGATCTTGATCAAGCCGGCCCAGGCCGACGCGGTGAAATCCATCGCGAAGGTTCTTCAAACCACGCCCGGAGTCGAGCCGGACGGCGTGAAATACCGCTCCGATGCTCAGGAGTTCGTGGCCGCGACGCTTGCCCGCATCCGCGTCATCGGCGCGCTTGTGGGGTTGGTCATGCTCCTCACTTCGGGCATCCTCATCTACAACACCATCCGCCTGACCATCGTCGCGAGGCACCGCGAGATTCGGATTCAGCGCATGGTCGGCGCGAGCCGCGCCACGGTCATCATGCCGATGCTCATCGAGGGAGTGTTGCAAGGGGCGCTCGGCGGCATCTTTGCTGCCCTGCTGATCCTGGCCGTGCGGCAGGGCTACGCCAGCTTTATCGGCCCCGACCTCGCGGCTGGATTAGACAAGTTTTCGCTCAATACTTGGATGTTAAATCTGTCCCTGATCGGATCGGTTTTCGGCCTGCTTTGCTCGATGTGGGCGCTGCGCGACCTGCGGAGGGCGCGATGA
- a CDS encoding adenylosuccinate synthase: MSTLVIVGAQWGDEAKGKMVDVLAQDAKHVIRYSGGNNAGHTVIVGDKTFKFQLLPAGILHRDSTAILGGGMVIDPKGLLDELDRTIAIQPEIGKLMISRAAHVVFPYHRLLDELEEEARGNNKIGTTSRGIGPAYQDKVSRIGIRMCEFVCERRFRERLSEVIAVKNRYLALFGKAELDFDAVFTEYEAYANRLRPYVCDTDWLVQEAVYRGDKVLFEGAQGTFLDLDHGTYPYVTSSHPVAAGACLGTGIGPRAIENVLGVCKAYTTRVGSGPFPTELLDDIGEQIRQQGQEFGTVTGRSRRTGWLDLVALRQSARLNSLSGWVVTRLDVLRDIPELKLAIGYELDGQPIEYLPADIEDFARVTPVFRTIPGWTEDLCPMRSYDELPATVKEYMRVIEEFTGTPVAIASIGPDRAETIIIKPELIWG, translated from the coding sequence ATGTCAACTCTCGTTATCGTCGGTGCCCAATGGGGCGATGAAGCCAAGGGCAAGATGGTGGACGTGCTCGCCCAAGACGCGAAGCACGTGATTCGCTATAGCGGCGGCAACAACGCCGGACACACCGTCATCGTCGGCGACAAAACCTTCAAATTCCAACTCCTGCCGGCGGGCATTTTGCACCGCGACAGCACCGCCATCCTCGGCGGCGGCATGGTGATTGACCCCAAGGGGCTGCTGGATGAGCTCGACCGCACGATCGCGATTCAGCCTGAGATCGGCAAGCTCATGATCTCGCGCGCGGCGCACGTCGTGTTCCCCTATCACCGCCTGCTGGACGAGCTCGAAGAAGAAGCCCGAGGTAACAACAAAATCGGCACCACCAGCCGCGGCATCGGCCCGGCTTATCAAGACAAGGTCTCGCGGATCGGCATCCGTATGTGCGAGTTTGTGTGCGAGCGACGGTTCCGCGAACGGCTGAGCGAAGTCATCGCCGTCAAGAATCGCTATCTGGCGCTCTTTGGCAAGGCCGAACTCGATTTCGACGCCGTGTTCACCGAATACGAAGCCTACGCCAACCGCCTGCGACCCTACGTCTGCGACACAGACTGGCTTGTGCAGGAAGCCGTTTACCGCGGCGACAAGGTGCTCTTTGAGGGCGCGCAAGGCACGTTCCTGGACCTGGATCACGGCACGTACCCCTACGTCACGAGCAGCCATCCGGTGGCCGCCGGTGCTTGTTTGGGCACGGGCATCGGTCCGCGCGCCATCGAAAACGTGCTGGGCGTGTGCAAGGCCTACACCACCCGCGTGGGTTCGGGACCGTTCCCGACCGAGCTCCTGGATGACATCGGCGAGCAGATTCGTCAGCAAGGCCAGGAATTTGGCACCGTCACCGGACGTTCGCGCCGCACGGGTTGGCTCGACTTGGTCGCGCTGCGCCAGTCGGCCCGGCTCAACTCGTTGAGCGGTTGGGTGGTCACGCGGCTGGACGTGCTGCGCGACATTCCCGAGCTGAAACTCGCGATCGGCTACGAACTCGACGGTCAACCGATTGAATATCTGCCCGCCGACATCGAGGATTTCGCCCGCGTGACGCCGGTGTTCCGCACGATTCCGGGGTGGACCGAAGACCTCTGCCCAATGCGCAGTTACGACGAGCTTCCGGCGACGGTGAAGGAATACATGCGCGTGATTGAGGAGTTCACGGGCACGCCGGTGGCCATCGCGAGCATCGGCCCGGATCGCGCCGAGACGATCATTATCAAGCCCGAACTGATTTGGGGCTAG
- a CDS encoding ATP-binding cassette domain-containing protein has translation MSSLPLIEFSQVQVQFSELVFGLRGIDLHINDGEFVFLCGPSGSGKSTILKLLYKEVEPSSGLVRLWGQDLREVSFARIPSLRRRMGIVPQDYGLLPNKKVWENVAYAMRAVGATGRQVRAAVPGILEQVNIAHRADAFPHELSGGEQQRVAIGRALINRPKLLLADEPTANLDPAYSLEIVDLLLKLHSQGTTVIVASHDMSIVERAQTRVISMDHGRIAADSGMPEVAHV, from the coding sequence ATGTCGTCGCTTCCGCTGATTGAATTCAGCCAGGTCCAGGTTCAATTTTCCGAACTCGTGTTCGGGTTGCGCGGGATAGACCTTCACATCAACGACGGAGAATTTGTCTTTTTGTGCGGCCCTTCGGGTTCAGGAAAATCGACAATTCTTAAACTTTTGTACAAAGAGGTCGAGCCTAGCTCGGGCCTTGTGCGCCTGTGGGGGCAGGACCTGCGCGAGGTGAGCTTTGCCCGCATCCCGAGTCTGCGCCGCCGCATGGGCATCGTCCCTCAAGACTACGGCCTGCTGCCAAACAAAAAGGTCTGGGAGAACGTGGCCTACGCCATGCGCGCGGTCGGCGCAACGGGTCGCCAAGTTCGCGCGGCGGTCCCGGGAATTCTGGAGCAGGTGAACATCGCTCACCGCGCCGACGCCTTTCCGCATGAGCTTTCGGGCGGCGAACAGCAACGCGTCGCGATTGGCCGGGCGCTCATCAATCGTCCCAAACTGCTGTTGGCCGACGAGCCGACGGCCAACCTCGACCCTGCGTACAGCCTCGAAATCGTGGACCTGCTGCTCAAACTTCACAGCCAAGGCACCACCGTCATCGTCGCCAGCCACGACATGTCCATCGTCGAGCGCGCCCAAACCCGCGTGATCTCCATGGATCACGGTCGAATTGCCGCCGATAGCGGCATGCCCGAGGTCGCCCATGTTTGA
- the prfA gene encoding peptide chain release factor 1, which produces MLEKLNDIEKRFEAIEEQLLDPSIGSNPRELQRLGKGRAELDPIVTLIRQYKRTLNELSEAHALLDDPEMKELAQEELPRLKEDVVRLEEDLKMMLVPKDPNDAKPVIIEIRPAAGGDEAGLFASDLFRMYQRYCERRRWKLEVMDHEETGLGSTSRVVFNITAAGAYSQLKFESGVHRVQRVPATESGGRIHTSTVTVAVLPEAEEVDVDIRADDLEVSTFCSSSAGGQHMQKNETAIRIIHKPSGIVVTCQDERSQAQNKLKAMAVLRAKVHQMEQEKLDAERAGLRKGQVGSGDRSEKIRTYNFPQSRITDHRIGFNAHNMIGFMDGDIQDMIDALIQDDIAKKLAEESAA; this is translated from the coding sequence GTGCTGGAGAAGCTAAACGACATCGAGAAACGGTTTGAGGCGATTGAGGAACAACTCCTCGATCCCAGCATCGGCTCGAACCCGAGGGAGCTTCAACGCCTCGGCAAGGGTCGGGCAGAGCTCGATCCGATCGTCACGCTCATTCGCCAGTACAAGCGAACTCTCAACGAGCTGAGCGAAGCCCATGCCCTGCTGGACGATCCGGAGATGAAGGAACTCGCGCAGGAAGAACTGCCGCGCCTGAAGGAAGACGTGGTTCGGCTAGAAGAGGATCTCAAGATGATGCTGGTGCCGAAGGACCCCAACGACGCCAAGCCGGTTATCATCGAAATCCGTCCCGCGGCGGGCGGCGACGAGGCGGGGCTGTTCGCCAGCGACCTGTTCCGGATGTATCAGCGCTACTGCGAGCGGCGTCGCTGGAAGCTGGAAGTGATGGATCACGAGGAAACCGGTCTCGGCTCGACCAGCCGAGTCGTGTTTAACATCACGGCTGCCGGCGCCTATAGCCAACTGAAATTCGAATCCGGCGTCCACCGCGTGCAGCGCGTCCCGGCGACCGAGTCGGGCGGGCGCATCCACACCTCGACGGTGACCGTGGCGGTACTGCCCGAAGCCGAGGAAGTGGACGTGGATATCCGCGCCGATGATCTGGAAGTCTCAACGTTCTGTAGCAGCTCGGCGGGTGGCCAGCACATGCAAAAGAATGAGACCGCAATCCGGATTATTCATAAGCCGAGCGGCATTGTCGTGACCTGTCAGGATGAGCGAAGTCAGGCGCAAAACAAGCTCAAGGCGATGGCCGTGCTCCGGGCGAAGGTCCACCAAATGGAGCAGGAAAAGCTCGACGCCGAGCGCGCCGGTTTGCGCAAGGGCCAGGTGGGCAGTGGCGATCGAAGCGAGAAGATTCGCACGTACAACTTCCCGCAGAGCCGCATCACCGACCACCGCATCGGATTTAACGCGCACAACATGATCGGTTTTATGGATGGCGACATTCAGGACATGATCGACGCCCTGATTCAGGACGACATCGCGAAAAAACTTGCCGAAGAATCAGCGGCATAG